The Sphingomonas aliaeris genome segment GAAAAGGTTGATCGACAGGAATGCGCGCTTGTTCTCGCGCAGATAGGCGAAAACGTCGCGCAGCGGCAGTGCCGCCGCGACCTGGCTGCCATCCGCGGCGGTGATCGAATGTACCGCGCCGGTCCGCCGTGGTTCGCGCAGGCACAAGGCGACGAGAGCGACGAGCAACCCGGGCAGGCCGATGATCAGGAAGACGGATTGCCACGGCCGGATCTCGCCGACCAGCGGCAGCAACATCGGCCCGGATTGCAGCGTCCCGGCGATGATCGTCGCGCCGATCACCAACGCGAGACCGCCGCCGATATAGATACCGATGCTGTAGACCGCGAGCGGCAGGCCGACCTTGTGCGGTGGGAAATGGTCGCCGATCAGGGAGTTGGCCGCCGGTGTCAGGACGGCTTCGCCCGCGCCGACCCCCATGCGCAATGCGAGCAATGCGCCATAGCTGCGCACCAGTCCGCAGCCGGCGGTCGCCAGGCTCCAGAATGCGATCCCACCCGCGACGAGCCAGGTGCGCCGTTTCGAGTCGACCAGCCGGCCGAGCGGCAGGCCAACCAGCACGTTGCACAAGGCGAAGGCCAATCCCTGCAACAGACTGATCTGCGTATCGCTCAGCCCCAGGTCCCGCTTCATCGGCTCGACCAGCAGGCTGAGGATCTGGCGGTCGAGGAAGGAGAAGACATAGGCCACCGTCAGGACGAACACGACGAACCAGCCGTAAGCGGCGGAGGGATAATCCTGTTCGACGGAGATCGGGATGGCGCCGTCGGCCGCGAGTGTCCTGCCAGCCATGTAACCTCTCCCACGCATGCATTGGTCAAAACGCCAACACTATTGGTGCGATATATAGATTTTAATCCGCGGCTCCTGTCAATCGGCGTTCGTTCGCCGTGTGCGGAATCACTTCGTTATCGGCGCGAGCGGCGATCGCGCCGATCGGATAGCCCGTGGGCGGAGGGATCGGGCGCGGGCCGGAAGCGTTGGCAGCCCGTTACTATGCATGCCGGATACTATGCATGCCGGCGTTCATCGCCGGCACCGGTGCGCACCAGCCACTCTATCGGAGACCTGCCATGCTTCGTTCGTTCCTCATCGGCCTCGTCGCGGGCCAGCGTGGCATCACGCCGCTGGCGGTGATCGCCACCGCCACCCGCCGCGACGAGATCGCGCCCGACCTTCCGCTCCAGAAGCTCATGCTGAACCCGGTGATCGCGGCCGGGACCGTTGCCTTCGCCGCTGCCGAGATGGCAGGCGACAAGATGAAGACCGCGCCGGACCGGACGGTGCCGATCGGACTTGCCGTACGCGGCATCACCGCGGCCTATGCGGGCGCCGCGCTGGCACCGCGCGACAAACGCGTCCTGGGCGCCGCCATCGCGGTCGGCGC includes the following:
- a CDS encoding MFS transporter, which codes for MAGRTLAADGAIPISVEQDYPSAAYGWFVVFVLTVAYVFSFLDRQILSLLVEPMKRDLGLSDTQISLLQGLAFALCNVLVGLPLGRLVDSKRRTWLVAGGIAFWSLATAGCGLVRSYGALLALRMGVGAGEAVLTPAANSLIGDHFPPHKVGLPLAVYSIGIYIGGGLALVIGATIIAGTLQSGPMLLPLVGEIRPWQSVFLIIGLPGLLVALVALCLREPRRTGAVHSITAADGSQVAAALPLRDVFAYLRENKRAFLSINLFMGFSAVAGYGVAAWVPTMFIRRHGWTAVEIGHIYGLLLLTFGTAGVLCGGWLGDVMTRRRGASGRLRAALWVKIATIPLIFGYTLLPDGGLALIPLAGTVFLPTFLNGLSPAIIQQMVPNQMRGTAISIALLVINLLGLGLGPTLIALMTDRVFHDPAMIHLAILAVSVAMLILSLTCLLIGYRPYIALVERLQAGSVSREAQAAGATSP
- a CDS encoding DUF4126 domain-containing protein — translated: MLRSFLIGLVAGQRGITPLAVIATATRRDEIAPDLPLQKLMLNPVIAAGTVAFAAAEMAGDKMKTAPDRTVPIGLAVRGITAAYAGAALAPRDKRVLGAAIAVGAAFASSYAGLAARKWGMRRYGQTATGFVEDAVVFGSGLAIANPSLFAKKG